Genomic DNA from Deinococcus sonorensis KR-87:
GTCACAGCATGTCCGGCGTGGTGAGCGTGCCGGGCGCCGGAACTGCATCGGCGAGCGTGGAGACGCGCGAGCGCCCCCAGCCCTGGCTGCAGTCGCGCCGCCAGGCGGCCGTGCCGGGCGAGTACCTCGTGCGGTTCAAGCCCGGAGTGCGGACGCAGGCGCAGGCCGCCGGTTTGAGCGCCGCGGGCGTGACCCTGACCCGGCAGCCGGGCCGCGGCGTGTTCGGGTACCGGCTGTACCGCGCTTCCGGCAGTTCGCTGGCGGCCCAGACGGCTGAGCAGGTGCGCGCGGCGCTCGCTGCGCGCGCGGACGTGGAGAGCGTCGTCCCGAACCTCGTGCTGCACGCCTACAGCGTACCGAACGACACCCTGCACGCCCTGCAGTGGGACCAGGCGATGATGAACATGCACGCGGCCTGGGACGTCACGACCGGGGCGGACGTGACGGTGGCCGTGGTGGACACGGGCATCGTGATCCACCCGGATCTGGACGGCAAGGTGCTGCCCGGCTACGACTTCGTGTCCGACCCCGCGAGCGGCGCGGATGGCGACGGTCGTGATGCCGACCCCACGGACGAGGGAGGCGAGTCGGACTACCACGGCTCCCACGTGGCAGGCACGGTGGCGGCGAGCGCCAACAACGGCGAGGGCGTCGCGGGCGTGAGCTGGGGAGCAAAGATCGTGCCGGTGCGCGTGCTGGGCTCGGCGGGCGCCGGCTCGCTGATGGACATCCTGGAGGGCCTGTGGTGGGCGGCGGGCGGTGAGGTGGAGGGGGTCCCTCAGAACCCGCATCCGGCGAGCGTCGTCAACCTCAGCCTGGGCGGCAGCTCCGCGTGCACCGCGGACCTGCAAGGCATCTTCGACGAGCTGCGGTCGTGGGGCGTGACGGTCGTCGCGGCGGCCGGCAACGAGAACGAGGACGCCGCTGGGGCGTTTCCCGCCAACTGCGCGGGCGTGATCGCCGTGGGCGCGGTCGGACCGGACGGCAAGCGGGCGCCGTACTCCAACCACGGGCCCCGGGTGGACGTGATGGCGCCCGGCGGGAACATGAACCTCAAGATCAACGTGGGCGGCAAGTCGTATCCCGCTGGGGTGTACTCGACCATCCTGAACGAGCAGGGTGAGCCCGTGTACGCGCCCTATCAGGGCACGAGCATGGCGGCCCCCCAGGTGTCGGGCCTCATCGCGCTCCTCAAGGGGCGGGAGCCGAACCTCACGGCAGCGCAGGTGCTCGCCCGGCTCAGGGCGACGGCGCATCCGCTGTCCACGGCCGACTGCGGCGTGGCGAACGGGTGCGGCGCGGGCGTTGTGGACGCTGCCGCCTTCCTGAAAGGCGTCGCCGAGCCGCAGCCCACACCGGTGCCCCCGCCGCCCACGGGCGCGCTCAAAACCCTGGTGTTCGCGCTGTACCTGCGCGGTGGGGATGTGAACGACGTGGACGCCAAACGCAGCCAGTGGGCGGAGGTGGACGCGGTGCGGCTGCGCAGCCCCTACCAGCTGCGGGACCTTGAGGAGGGCACCTACGCGGCCGTCGCGTGGCAGGATCTGGACGGGGACCTCGAGATTGACGATGGCGAGCCGGTCGGCGTGTACCGCGACAAGGTCAACCTGCGCGTCGAGGACCGCACGGACGTGAACATCGACCTGGCGCCCTTTGAGACCCGTGCAGCAGCCCTGTCGGTGGGGCAGGACCGCGCTGCCCTGAAGCGCGTGATGCGCGAGGTGCTGCAGGCGACGCGCCGTTGAGGGGGGGAGGCTGGCCACTTGACCTGGGCCGGGGCGATGTCTTCACCAGAGGTCGACCCGAGGTGCGGAGATGGGGAGAGCGACACGTTCCGGTCCTGCCGGACGGACAGCGGCCAAGCTCCAACAC
This window encodes:
- a CDS encoding S8 family peptidase; its protein translation is MKHRTWSAAGAALLSATLLAACGGTPQPGPQVGRHSMSGVVSVPGAGTASASVETRERPQPWLQSRRQAAVPGEYLVRFKPGVRTQAQAAGLSAAGVTLTRQPGRGVFGYRLYRASGSSLAAQTAEQVRAALAARADVESVVPNLVLHAYSVPNDTLHALQWDQAMMNMHAAWDVTTGADVTVAVVDTGIVIHPDLDGKVLPGYDFVSDPASGADGDGRDADPTDEGGESDYHGSHVAGTVAASANNGEGVAGVSWGAKIVPVRVLGSAGAGSLMDILEGLWWAAGGEVEGVPQNPHPASVVNLSLGGSSACTADLQGIFDELRSWGVTVVAAAGNENEDAAGAFPANCAGVIAVGAVGPDGKRAPYSNHGPRVDVMAPGGNMNLKINVGGKSYPAGVYSTILNEQGEPVYAPYQGTSMAAPQVSGLIALLKGREPNLTAAQVLARLRATAHPLSTADCGVANGCGAGVVDAAAFLKGVAEPQPTPVPPPPTGALKTLVFALYLRGGDVNDVDAKRSQWAEVDAVRLRSPYQLRDLEEGTYAAVAWQDLDGDLEIDDGEPVGVYRDKVNLRVEDRTDVNIDLAPFETRAAALSVGQDRAALKRVMREVLQATRR